In Cicer arietinum cultivar CDC Frontier isolate Library 1 chromosome 7, Cicar.CDCFrontier_v2.0, whole genome shotgun sequence, the genomic window gataaaatataatgatattcttatcattaaaaaaatattggaaatTATAGAATAGTACTATTACCCATTTAAATGagttaaatatatcaaaatctacgatatataattattctctatgtgattttatatttaaaaattattttatgtatgtggtcccttaacttaatttcaggtaaagttttagtcttttttttctcaagttggtcttttattttaattttaagtgacaatttgatattttatgttttaaaatttcaacaatgttatcatcttttatacaaaaaaaatcatcaaaattttcaaccaaaacccataaaattaacaatcatcttcaatataatgcaaattttatcaaatccataactcaaatattcaaatacactcatattttcatctccaacaacatcaaataaagaataaaaatatgagtttatttcaagatttaagttatgaatttgattaaatttgtattttatcgATGATGATAGTGAATTtgatggattttgtttgaaaaatttgataatttttttgaatttttgtaaaaaaaaaggacaacattgttgacattttataacataaaatatcaaattgtcacttaaaattaaaataaaggaccaactcgagaaaaaaaatatataaatgactaaaacgttacctgaaattaagttaagggaccgcaaatgtaatttaacctatttttaaaactatcaaaaaaaatatatatttctatgTGACCGGAAAAGCGtttaataatttatctattGCACCAGTATGCATTCAATTCTTCGCAAATGaaatgattaataatttttattgggatatcacataattaaaaagaaaaaaaaaacttatttaataacacagaaaaaatataaaattgtcttGTAGGTATAATTTTGTAGGTATAATTTAAATAGTAACTGtcaaaaatttaatatgttagAATATAAGTTTGAATctaaaacactattttattctttatattattgtgttgaTTTTCGCAATGTTATACCTTTTAAGTAGAAGTGAATAAAAGTTCagttttgaattataattgtttaaaaattgaccgaaactgattttcagtttgaaaaaattgaatcgAATTggttttcaattcaaaaaactgtaccaaactattttataagttggtgaaccgatttattattttgaactgAGCTGGTTTAACTTAGATTTTTTGTTAATATAGAccaaaatttacataattatccctaattacttctaaaaaaataaatttggttcaagttttttaaaataaaaactggtTCGATTCagttttttgaattgaaaaccagtttggttcagttttttcaaattgaaaacCGGTTTGATTcagttctaattttaaaaaatcagttcgaaaatAGTTCGattctcaaattttataaatcagttcagttcaaaaATTTCAGTTCAGTTTTGCAGGTCagttcaaattttgatttttttaaacactTATACTATACTTTTAACGAAAAGAAAAACGTGACGCATATATCTTCGATGTTATCGTTAGCTATAGAATGCTTTCAAATACATTAGTTATATTAATATGACATatttgaatataataataataaatacatctaaTTAGttgaaaaaatgtttataattaaggacgtatttttatctcaaataatacttataattaggaataaaaatatttaatatctttttagatttaattattttcttttcattttgatTATTTCATAAGTTAATAATAAACTCGATCAActgaacttaaataaaaaacataaccaAATTTTACTTATTCAAGATGTATACAGAATGTTGTTCCCAAGTACTTACAtgtaacttatatatatatatatatatatatatatatatatataatagttacaTGTATTTCTTACATAATGTTGTTTGGGTCAAAACCAGCTTTAAAGGTACATGAGTCGTTCTAATATCTTTGtgttttattgaataaaattaatttttcctttaaaattaattatatattattattataatttgtaattGCTGAATCTAAATGTAATTTTACATTagaaattgataattaattCACTTTTGATTTAAGATATTCAAACATTAATTATGccatatttgaaataattttataattaaaatttaactacaattaattttacaaaaattaattaatttaaaagtaattttaattctCGATGATCTAACACACAGATAACCATGTGCATCAGAATGTATTTAATATACAATTGATTTATGTTTGGCTTATCCAGCAATCCAGCAATCagggatgaaaaaaaaaataaaaaatgaactttttataactagtagtagtagtagtaaatAAATGGGTGATGGTATTTCAGATAAGAATAAGATAAGATGGGGTAGCTCTTCCTTCTCATCCTCTATAATGCATTTCCGGTATTTtccaaaaaatacaatttattttgcaatttccaaaaataaaattttcattgttATATGTTAGGTAAACTGAAAAATGGAATGCACCGACGTTAAATGAGTGAcccattaaaaaaaacatattctaATTTTGGAATGAAGAAGGAAAATTAgatctaattattaaattggGGACCATATGTTTACCTCCTTTGATAGAAGATAAAAATACCAGAAAAGGAGGAGCTCAAAAATGAGAAATTTGTTGGTAGAGATTGATGCAGCTAAATTTCTTGGCATTTCTCAAAGCAGAAATAGAAAAGTaaagtaaatttatttaattgtgaGAGGATTGGTGTCAAATGTACCAATGAAATTACATTATTAAATTTGTATCATCTAATTTTGTATTCCAACTATTTAAGATGAATCTcattttaacaacaaaaaaaaaaacaaatgttactaataatttttatactactttttaataattaaacattaTAATAGTTAACTGAGATGAAtacttaaaagaaaaagtgatCTTACTTCATTCTTACTTTGGTAGTGATAATAATTACAAGaactttaatgaataaaaaatctCACATGAGATTTGATATACTAGTAGCACTTCTCAAAgagtctctctctctctctctccagtGTTGTGTCATTGTGatttatgatgattttttagCATTCCCACCTCACAGTCTTCAAgcaaagaagagagagagagagagagagaaatataatttaaggtGGATTCTTATCCAAGCCAAACAACCCACATGGGCACGGTTAAATTTTGAGGGAAGTTAACAGtgataaataaaatgatgaagTCACTTCCGTAGCAAAATACAGTACTAATAAATAATGGCACCAAACAAACTCTTTCAACACCGTTACCCATTTTCTTCCAATCACTACTCACCATTCTCTCTGCTCTCAACCATTTCTCTTCTTTTCTCTCATTTGCTTCTACTTTCATTCTTATAACCTTACCAAACCAACAAGCttcattttcctttcttttttcctcATTTCTTCTCTGTTTCTCAGATCTATAATCACCcagatctttttttttttttttttttttctgtttgtGTTTGTAGACATGAGTAAAGAAGAATTTTTGAAGATACAGGTACTCCCATCACATTCTTccatgtttttttcttcttctgttcaaaatagtatttttataaattgaacagtttattatttatttatttatttagtatgaGAAGTTTTGTCccatttgatttattttaacaaaGAAATGAAACTTATCCTTATGTAGAAAAGTGTTCTTAAAGTGAACATACACTGCGATGGATGCAAGCACAAAGTGAAGAAAATCTTGCAGAAAATTGATGGTAAGTAACCACTACCCTTATTACATTTGctgtttttctttaaaatcaaacaaacaaaaatttgtggtttgaattgaaattatcccaagtaaaacaaaaagaaaagttaTTAATTAGAGTAATATACGTTGATGAATGAAAAACAGGGGTGTTTACAACTGAAATAGATGCAGAGCAAGGAAAGGTTACAGTTTCAGGGAATGTGGACCCTAACGTTCTCATCAAGAAGCTTGCTAAATCAGGAAAACACGCAGAGTTATGGCCTTCACCCAAAccaaacaacaacaataataataacaaccaaAACCACCTTGTTAATCAATTAAAGAACATGCAAATTGATAATGGTAAAGGTGGTggaaacaacaacaataacaaaggacagattcagaatcagaatcagaatcagAAAGATGGAAACAATAATCAACCGAAAAGTGGTCAACAAGGACCTAATCCTCAGCAATTACAACAGCTTCAGCTTCAGCAACAGTTACAGCAGCTTCAACAGATGAAAGGGTTTCAAGATCTGAATCTACCTCAATTTAAGGGTATGAAACCACCCAATCAAAATCCGAACCAGAATGCTAAAGCtgttaaatttgatgaagaCGAGGATGATTTTAGTGACGGTGAATTAGATGATTTTGATGAGGAGGATGATGACGAAGAagatgatgattttgatgatgagtttgatgatgaAATGGATGAGTTACCACCTAATAAGATGAAACCCCCTAACCCTGTGCCTATGGGGAATGGACCTCACATGATGATGAATGGGAATCATCCACAGCTTATCAATGCCATGAAAGCTGGAAATTTTAACGGCGGCGATGGAAAGAAACCTGGTGGTGGACCTTTGCCGTTTCAAATGCAGGGCATGGTCGGTGGAAATGGAAATGGAGGAAAGAATGggggtggtggtggtggtggtaatAATCAGAATCATGGTGGAGGTAACAAAAATAACGGTGGCATACCAGAGGGTAAAAAcagtggtggtggtggtggtggaaataacaataacaataataatcagAACAGTGGGGGTAAAAAGGGTATTTCTGTACCAATaagtggtggtggtggtggtaatAATGTTCAAGCTATGAACAATAATGGATTTCAAAAAATGATGAtgggtggtggtggtggtggtcaTCCTCACCCCGCTATGGGTGGAGGTATGCCAATCCCTGCCGTTCAAGGTCTACCGGCAAACGGCGGTGGTGGATACTTCCAAGGTGGTGGTCCGGAAATGATGGCAGGGAATCctcagcagcagcagcagcaacaacaacaacaacagatGATGGCTGCTGCTGCGATGATGAACCAACAACGTGCAATGATGTATGCAAGGCCACCTCCTGCTGTTAATTATATGTACCCTCCTTATCCTTATCCTTATCCTCCTCCAGATCCTTACACTCACTTTTTCAGTGATGAGAATACTTCCAGCTGCAATATCATGTGACTCTATCAATCATCATTCACCTATCctctctaattttattttatcaaatatatatcatCATACCAATGGAacgtgagtttttttttcttcatttttctttgATTATGATCCTCTTTCATCAGAGGGACTAGTAGTTTATAGATATATAGTACTATATcttatcatattattattattattatgttcttCGGTTGTAGTAGTAGTAGTACTATATCATATATGTGTTTATATTTTggaaatagtaataaaaaaaattacaaccaCATTTCTACCTCTTACATAGTATGCTTCTCTATTTAATTATTGGCTTGGCTAATCTTCTgcctctctctctctatctctccttcatattattattttttgtctcCCTTGTTGCGATGTGAGATGTGAGGCAAATTATGGATATTTGTGTGTGGTGGAGTGCGTACATTTACTTGCCAAATTCAGGCCTGGCTTGGACCCACCATTATTTGGAACTTCTTCACCACTAGACTTTAGTTGAACTGCAAGTTACAAGTTTTAATTTGTGTCAAATTTAATATGATATCAAACATTCACAGTTATTTCTATTTTAAGGTTGCATTAAGTATGAATTATTTTACACTTACATTAATACAAAAAAGAAAGTATATCTAAAAAAACTAGATAGTAAGTGGAGTTGGTGGGGCACGCCGTATGATATGATTATGAGCCATCCCACAATCGCGTGATTTGGGAACGAATGAATGTTCATTAAAACAGTGACAGTGTATGATCAATCCCAAGTAACAGAATTATTCCGGTTATTATTGTTGCTACAAATGAATGTTGTGCAAGTAATGGCAAAATCTGTGTGTAATTCATGATTTCGGTGCAGATTAAATATTAGCCACATAAATAACACATCCATAGGAGGTTCACTGTTGAACCAGCTGAGGCTGAACTAATTCGAAGGGAATAAAATTACTCCTAAAGTTCCGTAACTGGAACAATCATCTTCACCATAATCATATGGGTTCATGTTTTCAAGCCTAGAGCATTAATTATAAACTATCAATATTTGtacaaaatatatagttaattgGGTTGTACttcacaaaaaaatatcaaattaaatagtttaaattaaattacatatttaaaataatttagttaattaaattaattttaattatattttaaaataatttagttaatcaaatttaatttaaatttatcttaaaaaagttttgaaatttattttcctcaaaaaagaaaaatagagaaatctttcttcaaaaaaaaaaattttaagttatttttttcttcaacttttttttagaaaacaattttttcttaaaatatttttgattttgtatttttaaaaaataatcagaatttttttatatccattttttcaaaaaaaaaatatatattttaagtaaaaatttatttaaaatattaaactgagttatatttataaatcaatttcaaatcTCTTATAAGTACACTAAATTTGATTCGATGATCCAATTAGTTCAATCTTTACATTATGAACACTTCTAATATTACACACCAAACACTAATGTATGATTCATCCCATTGTCTCACCAAATAGTATCTTAAAAGTATTTAGaattttacaataaatatattattttacacattttataataaatattattttatttaaaaaagttatctTAAAATAAGTATTACTCTTAATTTCaatgtaataatttaaatattttcacaattgtatttttaaatttatgataataaaatatatattaataattttaaaataataatttaataaataaatattactaaaatgATTTAATAGTTTTTGATGAGAtacttatattaaaaaataattgatgtgAAGAGAGAAATGACGTGAAGAGAGTAATAGGTTTTGTTGACGGGGACAAGTTAACTACTTTTTGATATTTCGAAAATCTAACGGCAAAGTTATGGAAATAGAAAAGAGTGAGGTGAGAGGCATTTATTAACAGTGTTGATGGTGATAATAATGATCATGTGGTTTGGTTGGATGTGATGTGATGTGTGAGAGACAGGATGATAGGGTCATCTCATCCATCCATCTAATCACAGTTTCCTGATCTCATCTTAACTATGTGGGATTGTCCACTCACCTACCTACAACTGCCCACACACTATACGCATATACCTTACTACTTACTACTTACTACTACCTACCGCCACTTTATTATTTAACATCGCCTACCCACAATCTAAATACCATTTCAACTacaaatgattaattattaaacAATTCATAATCTTATTATTAAATGGTGTTCGATATTAATATAATGTCTATAAAtcatttcttttattatattatcGAATATATTGAAATTCCATATTGTTTAAGCATCTCATACAATTGAAAGTATGTTGTTTggacatttttgttttttgaattagtttttgagataaaattcaaacacatttaatatatatcacattttcattaaaaatgataatgtgaaaatttaaataagtatttatgTTAGATGTGAGTGTGAAGATATTTACAGTATTAAATATGTGTGTTTTGACATAATCATATCTCGAGTTAACTTTTAAAAGTGATATTCAAACACATTTAACATTATTCATTTTCGAACATACAATTTAGAAGATTTAAATTGCGTTCAATCGAGAAGTAACTTTAGATCAAAGTTTTTTCCAGACATAATATAAACTCGAGTTCTTCAAAATAAATTGTCTTTGAACGAAAGTCTTTATGCTAAATATGTTAAACATGAATtcgtttttaatttaaaagattcATACTAATAAGAAATAGTTCAAATATGATCATAATGACCTaatttatgagaataatatttGCTGGAGAAAGAAAACCTACATGGTTCAACAATACTTCTCCACATGAATTGCTTTGGAAAAATTTAGTGGGTGAGTTCACTTTCAAGACTAGTCCATTAATTAACGACATATGACATATGCGAATGCACTATTCTTTGCTAGTTATagaaaataaagaagaagaagaagaagaaaataaataaaagatatttattGAGCTAGGCCTTCTGAGCAAAACGCAATTAAAATTCTCATAAGCATAGATATGTTATTATCTTGTCCAAACATTAATGTGAGTTTTATTTAGAGACAAACAAACAATAAGGTTCATACTTTGGCACGAGTGATGTTGTCATTAGCTAGTCCCCAAGTTcaatcatattaaaattaataatatcgaACACTACAAAAGTGCAAGCCCTAagttttttagagaaaaaatttttttcttctatgttttctcttcttcttcattcACCAAAAAATGGGTGATTTTGGTTTAGTTTTTGACACTTAATCACTTTTGTGCATTTTTTTCTCACTGTTTTATTCTAAATatgatttatcattttattgtaGTGCTTATTTGATTTAGATTGATATATCAACTTCGATCAATTACTAATTCAATCATTGACTAGATTTTCAACATTAAATCGAAAGTTGTGGCTAATATTTCGGTCAATTTGATTTTGTTACATTATCTGTAggcattttgttgttttatattattaatttagatgTTATGAGTATATTACAAgatttatactttttattatgAATAATATTGAATCTGTATTTGTACCTGATGTATTCTACCCATTTAAATTAATGAATActatttttatgaagaaaaaaaaaagttttcaatCTTATTCTATATTGTATTATCATTAAGTTATAAATGAAATACACGAGTTTAaggtataaaataaaaagtagagAACACAAGCAACatgagaaagagaagaaaattgattttttatacttaatttttatttaaaacaaaaataaaccgGGAAAGATAAATCCTACTCACAGAAAgagaagagaaaagaaaaaattaaaaaagttctTCAAAACGTGAACCATATTGCAATTTCTTTTCTTTGCCTTAGAAAATTGGTATTTGGCTCTGGAGAGTTGTGCAACACACTTCTTTAATTTTTGTCTAATTTTAGTATGTTGTGTCTTTGAGTTtgatttattgatatattttatcaataattttatattctctTTGTTTGAGATTTTTATATCCACTTTTGTGGatgttatttatattattcGGAAATCATCTAtgtttggtgtttttttttttttttttgtgtatccactatttatataatttataattttattagactAAATCTGTTTTATTATTTCACTTTAAAGGAAATTATCTACATTAAAAATCGTGTAtgatatttaatgttttttgcCATTATAATTGCAATGTGTTATTATTTATTCTGATGTATCTATTTATTTGCACAAATAGATGATATTTTGCattattaaaatcattatttataatttttcccAATTGTGGTTCTTCATGCCCCTCCCCCTGCTCTAGCTTAGTAGTAGATACTCAAAGGGTTACTTATtataaagtgaaaaaaaaaaaatttaactaattttattaactaataatGAACTGAGAGAtgtttttaaagtaaataattttttataaatattgaaatataattaaaaataatttatttattttcttctgaAACATATATTCATCGACAAACATTTCATCACCTTGTCTTTGTTACACTTTTTTACTTTAGAAATATCCCATTTTCTTGTTAACAAGTTAaaatatgctttttttttttaattaaaaaaacatatataaaaggttttcacaaaattaatagattattattttattttatttttattacttttttaccTTTTCCCATTGAAaacagaaagaagaaaaaagtcaACCGTGGAACTCTatgaaataaaaagtattaaaaaaggTAAAACATTTAACTCCCGCAATAACAATACGAAATGAAATCAGAAATAATgatatcatttaataatatcGTGTACACTAAATACCACccgtaatttttaatttaatttatattaatgttttaactttttatttatttattttttatttgatcatttattttaattttaaataacaacttgttcttttatgttttaaaatttcaataattttatccttttaattactaaaattcaataaaattatcaaaattttaaaacaaaatccataaaattaattatactcttcaatataatataaatttaatcaaattcgtaactcaaaattttcaaataaacttatatttttattttttatttgatgttgttagagatgacaatatgaatttatttaaagatttaattataaatttaatgaaatttatattatataaaagatgataattaattttatgattttgtttaaaaattttaattaattttttaaatttttgtagtcTGCACTATATTTGTATTATAACTTATAAGCTTAGTTGTAGTCTGCATTatattcaatatgttttgaaaatcaCAATAGAGTTCTGATATAAAATCCAATaactttttcaaattatataagttTTAACTTAATTAGTTGAATTTGTTTTAACTTTTCAAAATCACTTAGGTGGTGCGGTCACTGGTAGGTGAATGTATATAGACAAAGTGGAAAGAAGTTAATCATGGAAGATGCTGAAGCTCATGTTTCATGCATTGCAGTTTTGCACttgttttctttatatttattagg contains:
- the LOC101499203 gene encoding heavy metal-associated isoprenylated plant protein 32, translating into MSKEEFLKIQKSVLKVNIHCDGCKHKVKKILQKIDGVFTTEIDAEQGKVTVSGNVDPNVLIKKLAKSGKHAELWPSPKPNNNNNNNNQNHLVNQLKNMQIDNGKGGGNNNNNKGQIQNQNQNQKDGNNNQPKSGQQGPNPQQLQQLQLQQQLQQLQQMKGFQDLNLPQFKGMKPPNQNPNQNAKAVKFDEDEDDFSDGELDDFDEEDDDEEDDDFDDEFDDEMDELPPNKMKPPNPVPMGNGPHMMMNGNHPQLINAMKAGNFNGGDGKKPGGGPLPFQMQGMVGGNGNGGKNGGGGGGGNNQNHGGGNKNNGGIPEGKNSGGGGGGNNNNNNNQNSGGKKGISVPISGGGGGNNVQAMNNNGFQKMMMGGGGGGHPHPAMGGGMPIPAVQGLPANGGGGYFQGGGPEMMAGNPQQQQQQQQQQQMMAAAAMMNQQRAMMYARPPPAVNYMYPPYPYPYPPPDPYTHFFSDENTSSCNIM